Proteins from one Peromyscus eremicus chromosome 8a, PerEre_H2_v1, whole genome shotgun sequence genomic window:
- the Plcd3 gene encoding 1-phosphatidylinositol 4,5-bisphosphate phosphodiesterase delta-3 isoform X1, translating to MLCGSWRRSRRSSEEPRVAAQVATPLALPPSPASPDSGTKRPGLRALKKMGLTEDEDVQAMLRGSRLLKIRSRTWHKERLYRLQEDGLSVWFQRRFPHAPSQHIFFVQHIEAVREGHQSEGLRRFGGAYAPARCLTIAFKGRRKNLDLAAPTAEEAQRWVRGLAKLRARLDAMSQRERLDHWIHSYLHRADSDQDSKMSFKEIKSLLRMVNVDMNDMYAYRLFKECDHSNNERLEGAEIEAFLRRLLKRPELEAIFHRYSGEDHVLSASELLEFLQDQGEDSATLACAQQLIQTYELNETAKQHELMTLDGFMMYLLSPEGAALNVAHTCVFQDMGQPLAHYFISSSHNTYLTDSQIGGPSSTEAYVRAFAQGCRCVELDCWEGQGGEPIIYHGHTLTSKILFRDVIQAVRDHAFTLSPYPVILSLENHCGLEQQAVMAHHLRSILGDMLVTQALDSQNPEELPSPEQLKGRVLVKGKKLPAARNEDGRMLSDREDDEEEEQETDEAWEAAEQRRRAKQISPDLSALAVYCCASRLRTLNPRPRPPQPCQVGSLGERKARKFTREAGNSFVRHNTQQLTRVYPMGLRMNSANYNPQEMWNAGCQLVALNFQTPGYEMDLNTGRFLINGQCGYVLKPAYLRQLDTTFDPECPGPPRTTLTVQVLTAQQLPKLNAEKPSSIVDPLVRVEIHGVPADCAHKETDYVLNNGFNPCWKQTLQFQLRVPELVLVRFVVEDYDSTSPNDFVGQFTLPLNSLKQGYRHIHLLSKDGASLSPATLFVHICIENS from the exons GCCTGACGGAGGATGAGGATGTCCAAGCCATGCTGCGGGGCTCCCGGCTCCTCAAGATCCGCTCACGCACGTGGCACAAGGAGCGGCTGTACCGGCTGCAGGAGGACGGCCTGAGCGTGTGGTTCCAGCGGCGCTTCCCGCACGCGCCTTCGCAGCACATCT TCTTCGTGCAGCACATCGAGGCTGTCCGGGAGGGCCACCAGTCCGAGGGCTTGCGGCGCTTCGGGGGCGCCTACGCGCCTGCGCGCTGCCTCACCATCGCCTTCAAGGGCCGCCGCAAGAACCTGGACCTGGCGGCGCCCACCGCGGAGGAGGCGCAGCGCTGGGTGCGAGGCCTGGCCAAGCTGCGGGCGCGCCTGGATGCCATGAGCCAGCGGGAGCGGCTAGACCA CTGGATCCATTCCTACCTGCACCGGGCCGACTCTGACCAGGACAGTAAGATGAGCTTCAAGGAGATCAAGAGTCTGCTCAGGATGGTCAACGTGGACATGAATGACATGTATGCCTACCGCCTCTTCAAG GAGTGTGACCATTCCAACAACGAGCGTCTGGAGGGGGCTGAGATTGAGGCATTCCTGCGGAGGCTGCTGAAACGCCCCGAACTGGAGGCCATCTTCCACCGGTACTCGGGTGAGGACCATGTGCTGAGCGCCTCTGAGCTGCTGGAGTTCCTGCAAGACCAGGGAGAGGACAGTGCCACCTTGGCCTGTGCCCAGCAGCTTATCCAGACCTATGAGCTCAATGAGACAG CCAAGCAGCATGAGCTGATGACGCTGGATGGCTTCATGATGTATCTGTTGTCGCCTGAGGGGGCTGCCCTGAACGTGGCCCACACGTGTGTGTTCCAGGACATGGGCCAGCCCCTTGCCCACTACTTCATCTCTTCCTCTCACAACACCTACCTGACGGACTCGCAGATCGGAGGGCCCAGCAGCACTGAGGCCTATGTTAG GGCCTTTGCCCAGGGATGCCGCTGTGTGGAACTTGACTGCTGGGAGGGTCAGGGAGGGGAACCCATCATCTATCACGGGCACACCCTCACCTCCAAGATCCTCTTTCGAGATGTGATCCAAGCCGTGCGGGATCATGCTTTCACG TTGTCCCCATATCCTGTTATCCTATCCCTTGAGAACCACTGTGGGCTGGAACAACAGGCTGTCATGGCCCACCACCTTCGAAGCATCCTGGGAGACATGTTGGTGACACAGGccttggattcccagaaccccgAGGAGCTGCCGTCTCCCGAG CAGCTGAAGGGCCGGGTCTTGGTAAAAGGGAAGAAGCTGCCAGCCGCTCGGAATGAGGATGGCCGAATGCTGTCAGACAGGGAAGATGacgaggaggaggaacaggagacaGATGAGGCTTGGGAGGCTGCAGAGCAGAGGCGGCGA GCCAAGCAGATCTCCCCGGACCTCTCAGCACTGGCTGTTTATTGCTGTGCCAGCCGCCTGCGGACCCTGAACCCCAGGCCTCGCCCACCTCAGCCTTGCCAGGTTGGCTCCCTCGGTGAGCGCAAGGCCAGGAAGTTTACCCGGGAGGCAG GGAACAGCTTTGTCAGGCACAACACTCAGCAGCTGACCAGAGTGTACCCAATGGGGCTGCGGATGAACTCGGCCAACTATAACCCCCAAGAGATGTGGAACGCAGGCTGTCAGTTGG TGGCTCTGAACTTTCAGACTCCTGGCTACGAGATGGACCTCAACACAGGGCGCTTCCTCATCAATGGGCAGTGTGGCTATGTTCTGAAACCTGCTTACCTGAGGCAACTGGACACCACCTTTGACCCTGAGTGCCCAGGACCCCCCAGAACTACTCTAACAGTCCAG GTGCTCACAGCTCAACAGCTGCCCAAGCTGAATGCAGAGAAGCCCAGTTCCATTGTGGATCCTCTAGTGCGCGTGGAGATCCATGGGGTGCCCGcagactgtgcccacaaggagacTGACTACGTGCTCAACAATG GCTTCAACCCCTGCTGGAAGCAGACTCTGCAGTTCCAACTCCGGGTCCCAGAGCTGGTGCTGGTCAGGTTCGTGGTGGAGGACTATGACTCCACCTCCCCCAATGACTTTGTGGGCCAGTTTACACTGCCTCTCAACAGCCTGAAGCAAG GGTACCGCCACATCCACCTGCTTTCCAAGGATGGAGCCTCGCTGTCCCCAGCCACACTCTTTGTTCACATCTGCATTGAGAACTCTTGA
- the Plcd3 gene encoding 1-phosphatidylinositol 4,5-bisphosphate phosphodiesterase delta-3 isoform X2, with protein sequence MLRGSRLLKIRSRTWHKERLYRLQEDGLSVWFQRRFPHAPSQHIFFVQHIEAVREGHQSEGLRRFGGAYAPARCLTIAFKGRRKNLDLAAPTAEEAQRWVRGLAKLRARLDAMSQRERLDHWIHSYLHRADSDQDSKMSFKEIKSLLRMVNVDMNDMYAYRLFKECDHSNNERLEGAEIEAFLRRLLKRPELEAIFHRYSGEDHVLSASELLEFLQDQGEDSATLACAQQLIQTYELNETAKQHELMTLDGFMMYLLSPEGAALNVAHTCVFQDMGQPLAHYFISSSHNTYLTDSQIGGPSSTEAYVRAFAQGCRCVELDCWEGQGGEPIIYHGHTLTSKILFRDVIQAVRDHAFTLSPYPVILSLENHCGLEQQAVMAHHLRSILGDMLVTQALDSQNPEELPSPEQLKGRVLVKGKKLPAARNEDGRMLSDREDDEEEEQETDEAWEAAEQRRRAKQISPDLSALAVYCCASRLRTLNPRPRPPQPCQVGSLGERKARKFTREAGNSFVRHNTQQLTRVYPMGLRMNSANYNPQEMWNAGCQLVALNFQTPGYEMDLNTGRFLINGQCGYVLKPAYLRQLDTTFDPECPGPPRTTLTVQVLTAQQLPKLNAEKPSSIVDPLVRVEIHGVPADCAHKETDYVLNNGFNPCWKQTLQFQLRVPELVLVRFVVEDYDSTSPNDFVGQFTLPLNSLKQGYRHIHLLSKDGASLSPATLFVHICIENS encoded by the exons ATGCTGCGGGGCTCCCGGCTCCTCAAGATCCGCTCACGCACGTGGCACAAGGAGCGGCTGTACCGGCTGCAGGAGGACGGCCTGAGCGTGTGGTTCCAGCGGCGCTTCCCGCACGCGCCTTCGCAGCACATCT TCTTCGTGCAGCACATCGAGGCTGTCCGGGAGGGCCACCAGTCCGAGGGCTTGCGGCGCTTCGGGGGCGCCTACGCGCCTGCGCGCTGCCTCACCATCGCCTTCAAGGGCCGCCGCAAGAACCTGGACCTGGCGGCGCCCACCGCGGAGGAGGCGCAGCGCTGGGTGCGAGGCCTGGCCAAGCTGCGGGCGCGCCTGGATGCCATGAGCCAGCGGGAGCGGCTAGACCA CTGGATCCATTCCTACCTGCACCGGGCCGACTCTGACCAGGACAGTAAGATGAGCTTCAAGGAGATCAAGAGTCTGCTCAGGATGGTCAACGTGGACATGAATGACATGTATGCCTACCGCCTCTTCAAG GAGTGTGACCATTCCAACAACGAGCGTCTGGAGGGGGCTGAGATTGAGGCATTCCTGCGGAGGCTGCTGAAACGCCCCGAACTGGAGGCCATCTTCCACCGGTACTCGGGTGAGGACCATGTGCTGAGCGCCTCTGAGCTGCTGGAGTTCCTGCAAGACCAGGGAGAGGACAGTGCCACCTTGGCCTGTGCCCAGCAGCTTATCCAGACCTATGAGCTCAATGAGACAG CCAAGCAGCATGAGCTGATGACGCTGGATGGCTTCATGATGTATCTGTTGTCGCCTGAGGGGGCTGCCCTGAACGTGGCCCACACGTGTGTGTTCCAGGACATGGGCCAGCCCCTTGCCCACTACTTCATCTCTTCCTCTCACAACACCTACCTGACGGACTCGCAGATCGGAGGGCCCAGCAGCACTGAGGCCTATGTTAG GGCCTTTGCCCAGGGATGCCGCTGTGTGGAACTTGACTGCTGGGAGGGTCAGGGAGGGGAACCCATCATCTATCACGGGCACACCCTCACCTCCAAGATCCTCTTTCGAGATGTGATCCAAGCCGTGCGGGATCATGCTTTCACG TTGTCCCCATATCCTGTTATCCTATCCCTTGAGAACCACTGTGGGCTGGAACAACAGGCTGTCATGGCCCACCACCTTCGAAGCATCCTGGGAGACATGTTGGTGACACAGGccttggattcccagaaccccgAGGAGCTGCCGTCTCCCGAG CAGCTGAAGGGCCGGGTCTTGGTAAAAGGGAAGAAGCTGCCAGCCGCTCGGAATGAGGATGGCCGAATGCTGTCAGACAGGGAAGATGacgaggaggaggaacaggagacaGATGAGGCTTGGGAGGCTGCAGAGCAGAGGCGGCGA GCCAAGCAGATCTCCCCGGACCTCTCAGCACTGGCTGTTTATTGCTGTGCCAGCCGCCTGCGGACCCTGAACCCCAGGCCTCGCCCACCTCAGCCTTGCCAGGTTGGCTCCCTCGGTGAGCGCAAGGCCAGGAAGTTTACCCGGGAGGCAG GGAACAGCTTTGTCAGGCACAACACTCAGCAGCTGACCAGAGTGTACCCAATGGGGCTGCGGATGAACTCGGCCAACTATAACCCCCAAGAGATGTGGAACGCAGGCTGTCAGTTGG TGGCTCTGAACTTTCAGACTCCTGGCTACGAGATGGACCTCAACACAGGGCGCTTCCTCATCAATGGGCAGTGTGGCTATGTTCTGAAACCTGCTTACCTGAGGCAACTGGACACCACCTTTGACCCTGAGTGCCCAGGACCCCCCAGAACTACTCTAACAGTCCAG GTGCTCACAGCTCAACAGCTGCCCAAGCTGAATGCAGAGAAGCCCAGTTCCATTGTGGATCCTCTAGTGCGCGTGGAGATCCATGGGGTGCCCGcagactgtgcccacaaggagacTGACTACGTGCTCAACAATG GCTTCAACCCCTGCTGGAAGCAGACTCTGCAGTTCCAACTCCGGGTCCCAGAGCTGGTGCTGGTCAGGTTCGTGGTGGAGGACTATGACTCCACCTCCCCCAATGACTTTGTGGGCCAGTTTACACTGCCTCTCAACAGCCTGAAGCAAG GGTACCGCCACATCCACCTGCTTTCCAAGGATGGAGCCTCGCTGTCCCCAGCCACACTCTTTGTTCACATCTGCATTGAGAACTCTTGA